A genomic window from Sulfurospirillum arsenophilum NBRC 109478 includes:
- a CDS encoding ABC transporter ATP-binding protein/permease — translation MKNILSKLKDILTKKDKTYLSILFLFSIFISIIETLGISVIMPFLSVVMNFDTIHNNRYYSYIYDTYGFMSNINFVMAFGGLLILFYIARSAINIVYTYQLAKFSQGRYHLLAYRLFENYMGMPYKNFVTKNSSTLTKSIISEASGFTNLLSSCVFMMSEVLIVIFIYMMMLWVDYQVTLAMTVVLWINAVIMLKTVSVRMKKEGFRRAELQRLFYEIINKSFGNFKILKLKSNDKMVLEEFEKSSHGHAQANIKSQTLLQVPRLLLEAIGFSIIISIIMYMIWKNQGNIGEALSMLSMFVLSLYRMLPSVNRITTSYNIIMFNYKALEIIHNDLMYDSENLGDEEIYFNHKIELQNICFEYEKSRIVLDDISLTIIKGEKIAFVGESGGGKSTLVDLIIGLYRPVNGNIKIDNVNLEYSNVKSWRRKIGYIPQSVYLFDGTVGQNIAFSGDYDKVKVDECLKKAKIYDFLQTKEGADTPVGEGGIMLSGGQKQRIAIARALYDDPEILVLDEATSALDDATEIQIMDEIYDVSNNKTLIIIAHRLSTIQRCEKIYTLVNGRLTLNSK, via the coding sequence ATGAAAAATATACTTTCCAAGTTAAAAGATATCTTGACAAAAAAAGACAAAACATACCTCTCAATACTTTTTTTATTTTCTATTTTCATTTCAATAATTGAGACATTGGGGATTTCCGTCATAATGCCTTTTTTATCGGTAGTGATGAATTTTGATACAATTCACAATAACCGCTACTATAGTTATATCTATGATACCTATGGTTTTATGAGTAATATTAATTTTGTAATGGCATTTGGAGGCCTCCTGATTCTCTTCTATATTGCCAGAAGTGCTATCAATATTGTATACACCTACCAGCTAGCAAAATTTTCACAAGGTAGATACCACCTTTTGGCTTATAGACTTTTTGAAAATTATATGGGAATGCCATATAAAAATTTTGTTACCAAAAATTCCTCTACACTTACAAAGTCAATAATAAGTGAAGCATCTGGCTTTACAAATCTCCTTTCTTCATGTGTATTTATGATGAGTGAAGTACTCATCGTTATTTTTATCTATATGATGATGTTATGGGTTGATTATCAAGTGACATTAGCAATGACTGTTGTTTTATGGATTAATGCAGTCATAATGTTGAAAACAGTTTCTGTAAGAATGAAAAAAGAAGGCTTTCGAAGGGCAGAACTTCAACGACTCTTTTATGAGATTATCAATAAGAGCTTTGGAAATTTTAAGATTTTAAAATTAAAATCTAACGATAAAATGGTGCTTGAGGAGTTTGAAAAATCAAGTCATGGCCATGCTCAGGCAAATATTAAATCACAAACACTTCTACAAGTGCCGAGGCTTTTACTAGAAGCAATAGGATTTAGTATTATCATCTCTATTATTATGTATATGATATGGAAAAATCAAGGTAATATTGGAGAAGCTCTCTCTATGTTATCAATGTTTGTTTTATCACTTTATAGGATGCTCCCTTCAGTAAATAGAATTACAACAAGTTATAATATTATTATGTTTAACTATAAAGCATTGGAAATCATTCATAATGATTTGATGTATGATAGTGAAAATTTAGGGGACGAAGAGATTTATTTTAATCACAAAATAGAATTGCAGAATATATGCTTTGAATATGAAAAAAGTAGAATAGTTCTTGATGATATTAGTCTTACAATCATCAAAGGAGAAAAAATTGCCTTTGTTGGTGAAAGCGGTGGTGGGAAAAGTACATTAGTTGATCTAATCATAGGCTTATATAGACCTGTGAATGGTAATATTAAGATTGATAATGTAAATTTAGAATATTCAAATGTCAAATCATGGAGAAGGAAAATAGGCTATATTCCTCAGTCAGTTTATCTCTTTGATGGTACAGTAGGTCAAAACATAGCTTTTTCTGGAGATTATGACAAAGTTAAAGTAGATGAGTGTCTTAAAAAAGCAAAAATATATGATTTTTTACAAACTAAAGAAGGCGCAGATACTCCTGTTGGCGAAGGGGGGATCATGCTTAGCGGTGGCCAAAAACAACGCATTGCTATTGCAAGAGCATTGTATGATGACCCTGAAATATTGGTTCTCGATGAGGCTACTTCTGCACTTGATGATGCAACTGAGATACAAATTATGGACGAGATTTATGATGTTAGCAACAATAAGACACTTATTATTATAGCTCATAGATTAAGTACAATACAGCGATGCGAAAAAATATACACGTTAGTGAATGGCCGTTTGACTTTAAATAGTAAATAA
- a CDS encoding NAD-dependent epimerase, translating into MKILITGTAGFIGSHLALKLLARGDEVVGLDNINDYYDQNVKYGRLQRSGIINSLEEGKSIPYGVLLKSSIHPNYHFIKINLEDKEAMIKLFESEKFDAVCNLAAQAGVRYSLTNPQAYIDSNIIGFMNILECCRHYNVKNLCYASSSSVYGLNETLPFSTDHNVDHPISLYAASKKSNELMAHTYSHLFGIATTGLRFFTVYGPWGRPDMALFLFTKAALEGKAIDVFNHGEMYRDFTYIDDIVEGVIRVIDNPSKSDPTWNGKEGRVSTSSAPYKVYNIGNNNPVKLMDFISAIEKKLGKEIVKNFLPLQAGDVPATYADVSDLVADLGYQPATPIQEGIDKFIDWYVDFFKIHINL; encoded by the coding sequence ATGAAAATCCTTATAACAGGAACGGCAGGATTTATTGGAAGCCATTTGGCATTAAAACTTTTAGCCAGAGGCGATGAAGTTGTGGGACTTGATAATATCAATGACTATTACGACCAAAATGTTAAATATGGAAGACTTCAAAGAAGTGGGATTATCAATAGCCTTGAAGAAGGTAAAAGTATTCCTTATGGTGTTTTGCTCAAATCTTCAATACATCCAAACTATCACTTTATAAAAATAAACCTTGAAGATAAAGAAGCAATGATCAAGCTTTTTGAATCTGAAAAGTTTGATGCCGTATGTAATCTTGCTGCGCAAGCAGGAGTACGTTATAGCCTTACCAATCCACAGGCTTATATTGATAGCAATATCATTGGATTTATGAACATATTAGAATGTTGCAGACATTATAATGTTAAAAATCTATGTTATGCCAGTAGTTCGTCTGTGTATGGACTTAATGAAACACTCCCTTTTTCCACAGATCATAACGTCGATCACCCTATTAGTCTTTATGCCGCAAGTAAAAAATCAAATGAACTGATGGCGCACACCTATAGTCATCTCTTTGGTATAGCAACGACTGGCCTTCGTTTCTTTACCGTTTATGGCCCATGGGGAAGACCTGATATGGCTCTGTTCTTATTTACAAAAGCGGCCTTAGAAGGTAAGGCTATTGATGTGTTTAACCATGGTGAGATGTACCGAGATTTTACGTATATTGATGATATTGTTGAGGGAGTTATACGTGTTATTGATAATCCTTCCAAAAGTGATCCAACATGGAATGGAAAAGAGGGTAGAGTTTCTACTTCGTCTGCGCCTTACAAGGTTTATAACATAGGCAATAATAATCCTGTGAAATTAATGGATTTTATCAGTGCAATTGAGAAAAAACTAGGCAAAGAGATTGTGAAAAACTTTTTACCTCTTCAAGCAGGTGATGTACCCGCTACCTATGCTGACGTGAGCGATCTTGTAGCGGATTTAGGCTATCAGCCTGCGACACCAATTCAAGAAGGAATTGATAAATTTATTGATTGGTATGTGGATTTTTTTAAGATACATATAAATTTGTAA